Proteins from a single region of Demequina sp. NBRC 110054:
- a CDS encoding fructosamine kinase family protein: MSTVVKERADAPHGFFEAEAAGLRWLAEADGPRCAEVIGVSPGRIEVARIHEMVPTVSAAHNFGAALARMHLAGAASFGSPPTGWDGPLFIGERRMPTLTSESWGEFYAHRRVLPFVDDAVAAGNLTVAEADVVRRACDLIAARGFDDDAPPARLHGDLWAGNLLFGADGAVLIDPAAHGGHGETDLAMLALFGAPHLGAVLNGYASTSPLREGWRARIGLHQLHPLAVHAVGHGRAYGVALASAARGVLDAG, translated from the coding sequence ATGAGCACCGTCGTCAAGGAGCGGGCCGACGCCCCGCACGGATTCTTCGAGGCCGAGGCCGCCGGGCTGCGATGGCTCGCGGAGGCGGACGGCCCCCGCTGTGCAGAGGTCATCGGTGTGAGCCCCGGGCGCATCGAGGTAGCACGGATTCATGAGATGGTCCCCACGGTCTCCGCCGCGCACAACTTCGGCGCGGCTCTCGCGCGCATGCACCTCGCGGGTGCCGCGTCGTTCGGCTCGCCCCCCACTGGCTGGGACGGGCCGCTGTTCATCGGCGAGCGGCGGATGCCCACCCTCACGTCGGAGTCGTGGGGCGAGTTCTACGCCCACCGCAGGGTCCTGCCCTTCGTGGACGATGCGGTGGCCGCCGGGAACCTCACGGTCGCCGAGGCCGACGTCGTGCGGCGCGCGTGCGACCTGATCGCGGCGAGAGGATTCGACGACGACGCGCCTCCCGCGCGCCTCCACGGCGACCTGTGGGCGGGGAACCTGCTCTTCGGCGCCGACGGCGCCGTGCTCATCGACCCCGCGGCGCACGGTGGGCACGGCGAGACCGACCTCGCGATGCTCGCGCTGTTCGGCGCCCCGCACCTGGGCGCGGTCCTGAACGGCTACGCGTCGACGTCGCCGCTGCGGGAGGGCTGGCGCGCGCGGATCGGGCTGCACCAGCTGCACCCGCTCGCCGTCCACGCCGTCGGTCACGGGAGGGCGTACGGCGTCGCGCTCGCAAGCGCCGCGCGTGGCGTGCTGGACGCGGGGTGA
- a CDS encoding MBL fold metallo-hydrolase → MRLTKHVHACVTLEERGRTLLIDPGVFEPRAPELLSQADAVLISHAHPDHFDRAALEAELARRPSLPIVGLEAVVGGLAEIGTAVEFVNPGDRTDVVGFDVDVFGGLHAEIYPQEPRVPSVGYLVGGRVYHPGDSYQVPDIAVATLLVPVSGPWTRFPDAAAFLSAVSPRRAIAIHEAALSEIGLTMLDAHLGQVGRVPIPLERLEVGDSTEV, encoded by the coding sequence ATGCGTCTGACCAAGCACGTGCACGCCTGCGTCACGCTCGAGGAGCGAGGACGCACCCTGCTGATCGATCCCGGGGTGTTCGAACCGCGCGCTCCCGAGCTGCTGTCCCAGGCGGACGCCGTGCTCATCAGCCACGCGCACCCCGACCACTTCGATCGAGCCGCCCTCGAGGCCGAGCTCGCCAGAAGGCCCTCGCTTCCCATCGTCGGGCTCGAGGCAGTCGTCGGTGGCCTGGCCGAGATCGGGACCGCGGTGGAGTTCGTGAACCCGGGTGACCGCACGGACGTCGTCGGCTTCGACGTCGACGTATTCGGCGGCCTGCACGCCGAGATCTACCCGCAGGAGCCACGGGTCCCGAGCGTCGGGTACCTGGTCGGCGGGCGGGTGTACCACCCTGGCGACTCCTATCAGGTGCCGGACATCGCGGTCGCGACCCTGCTCGTGCCCGTCTCGGGGCCCTGGACACGCTTCCCCGACGCCGCGGCGTTCCTCTCGGCCGTGTCGCCTCGCCGCGCGATCGCCATCCACGAGGCCGCGCTGAGCGAGATCGGGCTCACGATGCTCGACGCGCATCTGGGCCAGGTCGGTCGCGTGCCGATCCCGCTCGAGCGCCTCGAGGTGGGCGACTCGACCGAAGTCTGA
- a CDS encoding SulP family inorganic anion transporter, with product MSGAAWRSLLPSRRDYAELRRSWRVDLLSGVSVGVVALPLALAFGVSSGAGAAAGLITAIVAGVVAAVLGGSHVQVSGPTGAMVVVLAPVLADRGVSALALVTVMAGLLVVAAGVARLGRLVGLIPWPVIEGFTVGIAIIIFLQQVPMAVGLAHGESGVKAWRAAVDAVLGADWGVAWPALALVLAVVAVMRLWPLVTGAVPGAIVAIVAVALGATALGVNVPTIGALPTGLPSPTLPELDLASLRSLAAPAIAIAALAAIESLLSARVAQTYTDVGGYDADRELVGQGLASVASGLFGGMPATGAIARTAVNVRSGARTRVSAVTHAVVLLVIVLVASGLVARVPLAALAGVLMVTAVSMVRPSVVRSVMKASRSDALLFVLTALITVSVDLIYAIVIGVGVAAVLALRAVSMSAGVHREELPGLPVPGDARIALLRLDGALFFGAADRVLDRVARIEGVEVVILRMSQIRLLDTTGAQVLTELVTTLERRGVVVLIKGVQDRHVGLLAHMGALEEDDHVFAHLYDAIECARAIVAARVVSE from the coding sequence ATGAGCGGCGCTGCCTGGAGATCCCTGCTGCCCTCGCGACGCGACTACGCGGAGCTGCGGCGCAGCTGGCGAGTCGACCTGCTGTCGGGTGTCTCCGTCGGCGTGGTGGCGCTGCCGCTCGCACTCGCCTTCGGAGTGTCCTCGGGGGCGGGCGCGGCCGCGGGACTGATCACCGCGATCGTCGCGGGCGTCGTCGCCGCAGTCCTTGGCGGGTCCCATGTCCAGGTGTCCGGGCCGACCGGCGCGATGGTCGTGGTCCTCGCGCCCGTGCTCGCCGACCGCGGCGTGTCCGCGCTCGCGCTCGTGACCGTGATGGCTGGCCTGCTCGTCGTGGCCGCGGGCGTCGCGCGGCTCGGCAGGCTCGTCGGCCTGATCCCGTGGCCCGTGATCGAGGGGTTCACGGTCGGCATCGCGATCATCATCTTCCTTCAGCAGGTACCGATGGCCGTTGGGCTCGCGCACGGGGAGAGCGGGGTCAAGGCCTGGCGAGCCGCGGTCGACGCCGTGCTCGGTGCGGACTGGGGAGTCGCGTGGCCGGCGCTCGCGCTCGTGCTTGCCGTCGTCGCGGTGATGAGGCTCTGGCCCCTCGTGACCGGGGCAGTTCCTGGCGCGATCGTCGCGATCGTCGCCGTGGCGCTGGGCGCGACGGCGCTCGGCGTGAACGTCCCAACTATCGGAGCGCTGCCGACCGGCCTTCCCAGTCCGACCCTGCCGGAGCTCGATCTTGCCTCGCTGCGCAGCCTCGCGGCGCCAGCCATCGCGATCGCCGCGCTTGCGGCGATCGAGTCGCTGCTGTCGGCGAGGGTTGCGCAGACCTACACCGACGTCGGTGGCTACGACGCCGACCGCGAGCTTGTCGGCCAGGGTCTCGCCTCGGTCGCGTCCGGGCTGTTCGGCGGCATGCCCGCGACGGGTGCGATCGCGCGCACCGCCGTCAACGTCCGTTCGGGGGCCCGTACACGCGTCTCTGCGGTCACTCACGCCGTCGTGCTTCTCGTGATCGTGCTCGTCGCCTCGGGGCTCGTGGCGCGGGTCCCCCTCGCCGCGCTCGCAGGAGTCCTCATGGTCACTGCGGTGTCGATGGTGAGGCCGTCCGTTGTCCGCTCCGTCATGAAGGCTTCGAGGTCCGATGCGCTGCTGTTCGTGCTCACCGCGCTCATCACGGTGAGCGTGGACCTTATCTACGCCATCGTGATCGGCGTAGGCGTGGCCGCGGTGCTTGCGCTGCGGGCCGTCTCGATGTCCGCCGGCGTGCATCGCGAGGAGCTGCCCGGTCTGCCGGTGCCTGGCGATGCGCGCATCGCTCTGCTGCGGCTGGACGGCGCGCTGTTCTTCGGCGCCGCGGACAGGGTGCTTGACCGCGTGGCCCGGATCGAAGGGGTCGAGGTGGTGATTCTGCGGATGTCGCAGATCCGGCTGCTCGACACCACCGGAGCCCAGGTGCTCACGGAGCTCGTCACGACGCTCGAGCGGCGCGGCGTGGTGGTTCTCATCAAGGGGGTGCAGGACCGTCACGTCGGCCTTCTCGCGCACATGGGAGCACTCGAGGAGGACGACCACGTGTTCGCCCACCTCTACGACGCGATCGAGTGTGCGCGCGCCATCGTCGCGGCGCGCGTGGTGAGTGAATGA
- a CDS encoding metalloregulator ArsR/SmtB family transcription factor: protein MHTGRPLNEVKADLFKGLAHPVRIRVLELLAEQDERTVAELLEITGMEASHLSQHLRVLRGYDLVRSERRASTVAYRLAHPSVAALLAAARTLLHDVLRAHEEVTSSLGAGERA, encoded by the coding sequence ATGCACACAGGCAGGCCGCTCAACGAGGTCAAGGCCGACCTGTTCAAGGGGCTCGCGCATCCCGTCCGCATCCGGGTGCTCGAGCTGCTCGCAGAGCAGGACGAGCGCACCGTGGCAGAGCTCTTGGAGATCACCGGGATGGAGGCCTCGCATCTGTCGCAGCACCTGCGCGTGCTGCGCGGATACGATCTGGTCCGCTCCGAGCGTCGGGCCAGCACTGTCGCGTACCGGCTCGCGCACCCGTCGGTCGCGGCGCTGCTCGCCGCCGCTCGCACGCTTCTGCATGACGTGCTGCGGGCGCATGAGGAGGTGACCTCCTCACTCGGAGCGGGGGAGCGCGCATGA
- a CDS encoding LLM class flavin-dependent oxidoreductase, which translates to MQFGLMSVSDITRDPVSGRTPSEAERIKAIVTIAKHAEDVGLDVFAIGEHHNPPFFSSSPTTLLSHIAAMTERLIVTTSTTLITTNDPVRLAEEYAMLQHLSDGRMDLMLGRGNTAPVYPWFGQDIRQGLHLALENYNLLHRLWREDVVDWEGKFRTPLQGFTSTPRPLNDVAPFVWHGSIRTPEIAEQAAYYGNGYFANNIFWPKEHYRRLIDYYRRRFEHYGHGTQKQAIVGLGGQAFIAKNSQEAHSQFRPYFDEAPVYGNGPTMEEFESSTPLSVGSPQEVIDKTLTFQETFGDYQRQLFLMDHAGLPLKTVLEQLDLLGGEVVPVLRKELEARRDPESPANPPSHADLVKAKYGDQPPRQPAPNANRGDNVTGGSPYQDSEAEVTAYPTL; encoded by the coding sequence ATGCAGTTCGGCCTCATGTCCGTCTCGGACATCACTCGAGACCCCGTCAGCGGACGCACGCCGTCAGAGGCGGAGCGCATCAAGGCGATCGTGACGATCGCCAAGCACGCGGAGGACGTCGGCCTCGACGTCTTCGCGATCGGCGAGCACCACAACCCGCCCTTCTTCTCGTCGTCCCCGACCACCCTGCTCTCCCACATCGCCGCGATGACCGAGAGGCTCATCGTCACGACGTCGACGACCCTCATCACGACCAACGACCCGGTGCGGCTCGCCGAGGAGTACGCGATGCTCCAGCACCTCAGCGACGGCCGCATGGACCTCATGCTCGGCCGCGGCAACACCGCGCCCGTCTACCCGTGGTTCGGCCAGGACATCCGCCAGGGCCTCCACCTCGCGCTCGAGAACTACAACCTCCTCCACCGCCTGTGGCGCGAGGACGTCGTGGACTGGGAGGGCAAGTTCCGCACGCCCCTCCAGGGCTTCACCTCGACGCCGCGCCCGCTCAACGACGTGGCCCCGTTCGTGTGGCATGGATCGATCCGCACGCCCGAGATCGCCGAGCAGGCCGCGTACTACGGCAACGGCTACTTCGCGAACAACATCTTCTGGCCCAAGGAGCACTACCGCCGCCTGATCGACTACTACCGGCGCCGCTTCGAGCACTACGGCCACGGCACGCAGAAGCAGGCGATCGTCGGACTCGGCGGCCAGGCCTTCATCGCCAAGAACTCGCAGGAGGCGCACTCCCAGTTCCGCCCCTACTTCGACGAGGCCCCGGTGTACGGCAACGGCCCGACCATGGAGGAGTTCGAGAGCTCGACCCCCCTGAGCGTCGGCTCGCCGCAGGAGGTCATCGACAAGACCCTCACCTTCCAGGAGACGTTCGGCGACTACCAGCGACAGCTGTTCCTCATGGATCACGCGGGGCTGCCCCTCAAGACCGTGCTCGAGCAGCTCGACCTGCTGGGTGGCGAGGTCGTCCCGGTGCTGCGCAAGGAGCTCGAGGCGCGACGCGACCCCGAGTCGCCCGCGAACCCGCCGAGCCACGCGGACCTCGTCAAAGCCAAGTACGGCGACCAGCCGCCGCGCCAGCCCGCGCCGAACGCCAACCGCGGCGACAACGTCACCGGCGGATCGCCCTACCAGGACTCCGAGGCGGAGGTCACCGCCTACCCGACGCTGTGA
- a CDS encoding MarR family winged helix-turn-helix transcriptional regulator, which produces MSAATTPAPAAPASSGSAGTTRTRLANETWEAVLTAYSQLMRGFAEEDVWSDASMREYDVLYTLSKCDSPQRLSDLGRHVLLSQPGLSRLVDRLVDRGLVSRCADPADARASHLSLTEQGRAVQRTIGRSHGRSVAEAMTAALSDDELVQLRDLVSRLSSPS; this is translated from the coding sequence GTGAGCGCCGCGACCACTCCCGCCCCGGCGGCGCCCGCATCGTCCGGGAGCGCCGGCACGACCCGGACGCGCCTCGCGAACGAGACGTGGGAGGCGGTGTTGACGGCCTACTCCCAGCTCATGCGCGGCTTCGCCGAGGAGGACGTCTGGTCCGACGCGTCGATGCGCGAGTACGACGTGCTCTACACGCTCAGCAAGTGCGACAGCCCGCAGCGGCTGTCCGACCTGGGGCGGCACGTGCTGCTGAGCCAGCCCGGGCTGTCCCGCCTCGTCGACCGCCTGGTCGACCGCGGCCTCGTGTCCCGCTGCGCGGACCCCGCCGACGCCCGCGCCTCCCACCTGTCCCTCACGGAGCAGGGCCGCGCGGTCCAGCGCACGATCGGCCGCTCGCACGGCCGGTCGGTCGCCGAGGCCATGACCGCGGCGCTGTCCGACGACGAGCTCGTGCAGCTGCGCGACCTCGTCTCCCGCCTGTCCTCCCCCTCCTGA
- a CDS encoding CE1759 family FMN reductase — MNQTDPFRLVVVSAGVSDPSSTRLLADRLTQRVVSAAGERDRETTVTVIDLRELLPELPAALSTQLLGPRFQRAVEALSQADGVIAAAPVYKAGASGLFTSFFQVLDNDLLIGRPVALAATAGTARHALVVDEEMRSLFAYLRALPVPTSLFAATEDWGDEALNSRIDRAAHELVLLMESGFARAVREQSWKRYQHSYGSDAGRELEIDTDTDLMRLAAGGSLVDAEDPFDPRTA; from the coding sequence ATGAACCAGACCGACCCCTTCCGCCTCGTCGTCGTGAGCGCGGGCGTGTCCGACCCGTCGTCCACGCGACTGCTCGCCGACCGCCTCACGCAGCGCGTCGTCTCCGCGGCGGGCGAGCGCGACCGCGAGACCACCGTCACCGTGATCGACCTGCGCGAGCTGCTTCCCGAGCTCCCGGCAGCCCTGTCCACGCAGCTGCTCGGGCCGCGCTTCCAGCGCGCCGTCGAGGCGCTGTCCCAGGCCGACGGAGTGATCGCCGCCGCTCCCGTGTACAAGGCCGGCGCCTCGGGCCTGTTCACCTCGTTCTTCCAGGTCCTCGACAACGACCTGCTGATCGGAAGGCCCGTCGCGCTCGCCGCGACCGCCGGCACGGCGCGCCATGCGCTCGTCGTGGACGAGGAGATGCGCTCGCTGTTCGCGTACCTGCGCGCGCTGCCCGTGCCCACGAGCCTCTTCGCGGCAACAGAGGACTGGGGCGACGAGGCGCTCAACTCCCGCATCGACCGCGCGGCGCACGAGCTGGTCCTCCTCATGGAGTCAGGCTTCGCCCGCGCGGTGCGTGAGCAGTCCTGGAAGCGCTACCAGCACTCCTACGGCTCCGACGCGGGGCGCGAGCTCGAGATCGACACGGACACGGACCTCATGCGCCTCGCGGCCGGCGGCTCGCTCGTGGACGCGGAGGACCCGTTCGACCCTCGCACCGCCTGA
- a CDS encoding MDR family MFS transporter, giving the protein MSDPTPRLAVDPASDDQAVAEQPVSTDERRRNLTVIWMLIVAAFTVILNETIMGVAIPHLMTDLGISASDAQWLTTAFLLTMAVVIPTTGFLLQKYPTRGLYLLAMGLFTAGTLLGALAPGFEVLLVARVVQASGTAIMFPLLMTTVMELEPPQTRGRRMGSIGVVISVAPAIGPTVSGLVLSVASWRFLFVAVLPVALAVLIVGIVKMRTVNEPSHARIDLISVPLSAVAFGGVVFGLSRLGESVGEDLTLAYASFGVGIVFMALFVWRQLRLQREDRALLDLRTFRTPIFSMAVVMFVVAMMSLFGAIILLPLFTQEVLGMSVLQAGLMLLPGGLISGLLAPPVGRLYDRIGPRPLLIPGAVLIATAMLGMALSSRVDAPWWQILVSHMLMSTGLALTFTPLFSTSLGSLPEHLYSHGSATVSTLQQVAAAAGTALFVSVMTALTVAGTADGLPAAEAQATGIRTAFLIAAGIAVVGIVLAPFIRKPEDTAGGARPAAL; this is encoded by the coding sequence ATGTCCGACCCCACGCCACGCCTCGCCGTCGACCCGGCGTCCGACGACCAGGCCGTCGCCGAACAGCCGGTCTCGACCGACGAGAGGCGCCGCAACCTCACGGTGATCTGGATGCTGATCGTCGCGGCCTTCACGGTGATCCTCAACGAGACGATCATGGGCGTCGCGATCCCGCACCTCATGACCGATCTCGGCATCTCGGCGAGCGACGCGCAGTGGCTCACGACCGCGTTCCTGCTCACGATGGCGGTCGTCATCCCGACCACCGGCTTCCTGCTGCAGAAGTACCCCACGCGCGGGCTGTACCTGCTCGCGATGGGACTGTTCACCGCGGGCACGCTGCTCGGCGCCCTCGCGCCCGGCTTCGAGGTGCTGCTGGTCGCGCGCGTGGTTCAGGCGTCCGGCACCGCGATCATGTTCCCCCTGCTGATGACCACGGTCATGGAGCTCGAGCCGCCTCAGACCCGCGGACGCCGCATGGGCAGCATCGGCGTGGTCATCTCGGTCGCGCCCGCGATCGGGCCCACCGTGTCCGGGCTCGTGCTGTCCGTCGCGAGCTGGCGGTTCCTGTTCGTCGCGGTGCTGCCGGTCGCGCTCGCCGTGCTGATCGTCGGCATCGTCAAGATGCGCACCGTGAACGAGCCGAGCCACGCGCGCATCGACCTGATCTCGGTCCCGCTGTCGGCTGTCGCCTTCGGAGGCGTCGTCTTCGGCCTCAGCAGGCTCGGCGAGAGCGTGGGTGAGGACCTCACGCTGGCCTACGCCTCGTTCGGCGTCGGGATCGTCTTCATGGCGCTGTTCGTCTGGCGACAGCTGCGGCTCCAGCGAGAGGACCGCGCGCTTCTGGATCTGCGGACGTTCCGCACACCGATCTTCTCGATGGCCGTCGTGATGTTCGTCGTCGCGATGATGTCGCTCTTCGGCGCGATCATCCTGCTGCCGCTGTTCACGCAGGAGGTCCTGGGCATGTCCGTGCTCCAGGCAGGTCTCATGCTGCTGCCCGGCGGCCTCATCAGCGGCCTGCTCGCTCCCCCCGTGGGGCGCCTGTACGACCGCATCGGCCCTCGCCCCCTGCTGATCCCCGGCGCGGTGCTCATCGCGACCGCGATGCTCGGCATGGCGCTGTCCTCGCGCGTCGACGCCCCGTGGTGGCAGATCCTCGTGTCGCACATGCTCATGAGCACCGGCCTTGCGCTCACGTTCACGCCGTTGTTCTCCACGAGCCTGGGATCGCTCCCCGAGCACCTGTACTCGCACGGCTCCGCGACGGTCTCGACGCTCCAGCAGGTGGCCGCCGCAGCAGGCACCGCGCTGTTCGTCTCCGTCATGACGGCCCTCACCGTGGCCGGCACCGCGGACGGACTGCCGGCAGCCGAGGCCCAGGCCACGGGCATCCGCACGGCCTTCCTCATCGCCGCAGGGATCGCCGTGGTCGGCATCGTGCTGGCGCCGTTCATCCGCAAGCCCGAGGACACCGCAGGCGGCGCACGCCCCGCCGCACTTTGA
- a CDS encoding NADPH-dependent F420 reductase, protein MSGTAPRPVGVPGSVGIVGAGRIGSALARLARRAGLSVTVAGSGSLERTAAAIALGSPGARAGSLDDAAAADVVILAIPLGRYAALAPEALAGRLVVDAMNYWWETDGARPDLDDPLTSTSETVQRHLSASRVVKALNHMSLYELDNLAFPAGHPERRGAAIAGDDPDDVAAVAALVDALGFDPVPAGALADGVRFEPGTEAFGADEDAEEIRDMLDRFWGSQRGRVLRRARGRA, encoded by the coding sequence GTGAGCGGTACGGCGCCGCGACCCGTCGGCGTTCCCGGCTCCGTCGGCATCGTCGGCGCGGGGCGCATCGGCAGCGCTCTCGCGAGGCTCGCGCGCAGGGCCGGGCTGTCCGTGACCGTCGCGGGTTCCGGCTCCCTCGAGCGGACTGCGGCCGCGATCGCGCTCGGGTCGCCCGGCGCTCGCGCCGGCTCCCTGGACGATGCGGCGGCTGCCGACGTCGTGATCCTCGCGATCCCGCTCGGCAGGTACGCCGCGCTCGCGCCCGAGGCGCTCGCGGGCCGCCTCGTGGTGGACGCCATGAACTACTGGTGGGAGACGGACGGCGCTCGCCCGGACCTGGACGACCCGCTGACGTCGACGTCGGAGACGGTGCAGCGGCATCTGTCCGCGTCCCGCGTCGTCAAGGCGCTGAACCACATGAGCCTCTACGAGCTCGACAACCTCGCCTTCCCTGCGGGGCATCCCGAGCGTCGCGGCGCGGCGATCGCGGGCGACGACCCGGACGACGTCGCGGCCGTCGCGGCGCTCGTCGACGCGCTGGGCTTCGATCCTGTCCCCGCGGGGGCGCTCGCGGACGGGGTCCGGTTCGAGCCGGGCACCGAGGCGTTCGGCGCCGACGAGGACGCGGAGGAGATCCGGGACATGCTCGACCGCTTCTGGGGCTCGCAGCGCGGGCGCGTGCTGCGCCGCGCGAGGGGACGCGCCTAG
- a CDS encoding NUDIX domain-containing protein, with amino-acid sequence MPTPDFVLALRERVGHELLWLSGVTAVVLRDSDQGRQVLLVKRADNGAWTPVTGIIDPGEEPAVAGARECLEEADIVAAPEALVRVKSLPPMTYANGDRSQYLDLTFRFRYVSGEPFPADGENTEAAWFPVDAMPEMSEEMSGRVAAALMGSDVATFEA; translated from the coding sequence ATGCCTACTCCCGACTTCGTCCTTGCCCTGCGCGAGCGCGTCGGTCACGAGCTGCTGTGGCTCTCCGGCGTCACCGCGGTCGTCCTGCGCGACAGCGATCAGGGACGGCAGGTGCTGCTCGTGAAGCGTGCCGACAACGGCGCGTGGACGCCCGTCACCGGCATCATCGACCCGGGCGAGGAGCCGGCGGTCGCGGGTGCGCGCGAATGCCTCGAGGAGGCCGACATCGTCGCGGCGCCCGAGGCGCTCGTGAGGGTGAAGTCGCTGCCGCCCATGACGTACGCGAACGGCGACCGCTCGCAGTACCTGGACCTCACCTTCCGGTTCCGCTACGTGAGCGGCGAGCCGTTCCCCGCGGACGGAGAGAACACCGAGGCCGCATGGTTCCCCGTGGACGCGATGCCCGAGATGTCGGAGGAGATGAGCGGTCGCGTCGCGGCGGCGCTCATGGGCTCCGACGTCGCGACGTTCGAGGCGTGA